In Parageobacillus sp. KH3-4, the genomic window AATTAATTACAGGGCTTGATCAAAGCGCCGACGGTCTCCGCAAAGTGTCAAAAGGCCTCAGTTCCGCACAAAGCTATTTATCCGAGCTCTCGGCTTCGCCAAACGAAGAAATGACAGGCTGGTATTTGCCAAAACAAGTGCTTGAAAGCAAGGAATTTGCCAAAGCGCAAGACGCGTATATGTCGAAAGATAAAAAAATCGTCACGTTTGATGTGATTTTTGATGAAAATCCGTATTCGGCGTCAGCGTTAAATAAAATAGATGATATTAAACAGGCAGTCGCGCGCGCGGTCAAAGATACGAAACTGGAAAACGCAAAAGTTGCCGTTGGCGGAGTGACAAGCATTTATGCCGATTTACATGCGATTTCGTCTGCTGACTATTCCCGCACTGTCGTGTTGATGCTTGCCGGCATCGCCCTTATTTTGATGATTTTGCTCCGCTCGCTGATCATGCCGATGTATTTAATTTTATCGCTCGTGTTAACGTACTACACATCGATGGCCGTCACAGAGCTTATTTTCGTCAACGGGCTTGGTTATGCCGGCTTGAACTGGGCGGTGTCGTTTTTCGCGTTTGTCATCTTAATCGCGCTTGGCATCGACTATAGCATTTTCTTGATGGACCGTTTCAATGAATACCGCAACAAGCCGGTACAAGAGGCAATGCTTGTCTCGATGCGCAACATGGGAACGGTCATTATCTCAGCGGCTGTCATTTTAGGCGGAACGTTTGCGGCAATGTATCCGTCCGGCGTCCTATCGCTTTTGCAGATCGCGACGATCGTCCTTACTGGGTTAATTTTATACGCGCTTGTTGTGCTGCCGCTGTTTGTCCCTGTGATGGTCAAAACGTTCGGCAAAGCAAACTGGTGGCCGTTTATGAAATAAAAAGATCAGTTTCATTGCACGAGAGCATATTTGTTGTTTATTTTGCAAAAGGTAATCTATGATAAAAGTGATGTTTCCAGTAAGGGGAGGAATCATAAATGACGAAACGCGTGCTAATGGTTGTCACCAATCATACAACGATCACCGATGACCATAAAACAGGGCTTTGGCTCGAAGAATTCGCCGTTCCGTACCTTGTATTTAAAGAAAAAGGCTATGACGTGAAAGTGGCAAGCATTCAAGGCGGGGAAGTGCCGCTTGACCCGCGCAGCATTGAAGAAAAAGATCCGGCTTGGGCAAAAGCGGAAGAAGAATTGAAAAACACCGCCCGCCTAAGCAAAGACGATGCGACAGGTTTTGATGCGATTTTCCTTCCTGGCGGCCACGGGACGATGTTTGATTTTCCAGATAACGAAACATTGCAATACGTTCTGCAACAATTCGCTGAAGACGGAAGAATCATTGGCGCCGTTTGCCATGGTCCGTCCGGTCTTGTCAATGTAACATATAAAGATGGAACGCCGCTTGTCAAAGGAAAAACGGTAACCGCATTTACGGACGAAGAAGAGAAAGAAGTGCAATTAGACCAATACATGCCGTTTTTACTTGAGTCGACATTGCGCTTAAGAGGCGCCAATTTTGTCCGCGGGGAAAAATGGACGGACTTCTCCGTGCGTGACGGCAATTTGATTACGGGGCAAAACCCGCAATCGAGCCGAAGCACGGCGGAGAAAGTAGTGGAAGCATTGGAAGGAAAATAATATATTATCAAACTACCGCTTTGTGCGGTAGTTTTTTATTGAATGTGGGCGGAAATGCAGTTATAGGAAGGAAAGGGGATGTCGGACAAAGTAGTGACTATTTCCCTTCTTGCAAGTCCGACAACTTTCATTGTTGTTTGGCAATTTGCATCGCCTTTTGCGTATTGGCAAAATGAAGCTTTCCGCACATTTCGAGAATTGCAGGCCCGTGCATTTGCATAAGCTTAGCGGCGGCTTGATCGACTTGTGCCCCTGCTCCTTTAGGCAATGTTATGCCGACTTTTTGGCTTAGCCGCTCCATTTCCTGCAAAAATACGTAGCGGGCGATGATCGAAGCAGCAGCCACCGCAATATGAATCGTTTCTGCCTTCGGATAACAATACACACGATCGCGGACGACGTTTGTTTCTCCTTCGAGATAGCGAAAATATAAGTCCCGTTCAATAAATTGGTCAATAATAATGGCTTCCGGCTTTATAGGAGAAAGCTGTTCCGTAAGCACGGCAATGGCCTCATTATGCAATAACGCTTTTATTTTCGTTTGTGGCATGCCGCTTCTCTGCCAGTCGTTGTACTTTTTGTTTGCCAGAATAACCGTTTGGTGCGCGATATGGTTCATCAGTGATGGGGCGAGCCGGCGGATCGCTTCATCGGTTAATTGCTTTGAATCCTTTACCCCCATTGCCCCAATCGTCTCGATTTGCTCTTTGGCGACATATGCGGCGGCAACGACAACCGGTCCGAAATAATCTCCTGTTCCGACTTCATCGGAACCGATTGCTGATGCGGCAGACAAACGGGGTTGCGAGGCTGCTGCTTTCTTTTGATTTGCTGGTTCCAGCCATTTTGCGGCTTCTTGTTCCGCCGCTTTTCCTTGAAACAATACTTTCCCTGAACGGTAAGCGGTAATCGTGCAGCCCGGCCGCTTGGCGACGAACAAAGCGCCAGCAGGAAGATGTTCTGTTATATCGGAAGCGTAATGATTCCGCATCTTTTCAAGCAGCGTTGCTGACGCCGCGATAACGTGATTTGCCATGTCCATTCACTCCTCATTGTCATCGTTTTTTCTTTGGCATATCTAGTAGTCGTATCTTTTCATTATATCAGCATTCATGTTATGATAAACAATAGGATTTTGAAGAATGGGGGAAATCATTTGGCGGAGCAACAAAAAACGCGGGTGACAGTCGATATATACGGACAGCAATATACGATCGTTGGCACTGAAAGCTCAAGCCATATTCGCTTGGTGGCATCGATCGTCGACGATAAAATGCGGGAGATTAGCGAGAAAAACCCAACGTTGGACATCAGCAAACTAGCGGTGCTGACAGCGATTAACATCGTTCACGATTATATAAAATTAAAAGAAGAATATGATCGGCTTTTGCAAAAACTACGCAAAGAAAAGGATGAGTAACGGAATGGTCGATCTTCTTTTGCTTTTTATCCTTTTCATGGGATTTATGATTGGCTTGAAACGTGGATTTATTTTGCAATTTATTCATATGGCAGGTTTTGTGGTTGCGTTTGTCGTTGCGTATTATCACTATGAAAAATTAGTGCCGACGCTCCGGTTATGGATTCCGTATCCGACGTTTGGCGATTCAGAAACGGCGAAATTGTTATTTGAAAGCACTCATTTGGACGACGCGTACTATCGAGCGATCGCGTTTGTGATTTTATTTTTTGCGGCGAAAATCGTGCTGCAAATTATCGGCTCGATGCTCGATTTTGTGGCACAATTGCCGATTCTTCGCAGCATTAACCGCTGGGCTGGCGGAGCATTAGGGTTTGTCGAAGTGTACTTAATCGTGTTTTTGATTCTATACGTTGGCGCGCTTGTTCCAATTGAAAGCGTACAAACGAAAATTCAGCATTCTTTTATGGCAATGGCCATTGTGAAACACACTCCGTTCTTGTCGGATATGTTGAAACAAATGTGGATTCATTATATGGGGTAGCGACTTCTCTATATAATTTATAGGGAAGTTTTTTTGTACTTTTTCATAAAAAACTTGTATTATGGTTTCATAGTGGGTTGTACGTTATAGGTGGTGAATATCATGAAAGGAAATAAAAAAGATGTCATTCGTCTGCTGGAGACGATTGCGTTATATATGGAGATAAAAGGGGAAAATCCGTTTAAAATTGCGGCGTTTCGCAAAGCGGCGAGCGCGTTGGAAGCAGATGAG contains:
- a CDS encoding type 1 glutamine amidotransferase domain-containing protein, translated to MTKRVLMVVTNHTTITDDHKTGLWLEEFAVPYLVFKEKGYDVKVASIQGGEVPLDPRSIEEKDPAWAKAEEELKNTARLSKDDATGFDAIFLPGGHGTMFDFPDNETLQYVLQQFAEDGRIIGAVCHGPSGLVNVTYKDGTPLVKGKTVTAFTDEEEKEVQLDQYMPFLLESTLRLRGANFVRGEKWTDFSVRDGNLITGQNPQSSRSTAEKVVEALEGK
- the rnhC gene encoding ribonuclease HIII, whose product is MANHVIAASATLLEKMRNHYASDITEHLPAGALFVAKRPGCTITAYRSGKVLFQGKAAEQEAAKWLEPANQKKAAASQPRLSAASAIGSDEVGTGDYFGPVVVAAAYVAKEQIETIGAMGVKDSKQLTDEAIRRLAPSLMNHIAHQTVILANKKYNDWQRSGMPQTKIKALLHNEAIAVLTEQLSPIKPEAIIIDQFIERDLYFRYLEGETNVVRDRVYCYPKAETIHIAVAAASIIARYVFLQEMERLSQKVGITLPKGAGAQVDQAAAKLMQMHGPAILEMCGKLHFANTQKAMQIAKQQ
- the zapA gene encoding cell division protein ZapA; translation: MAEQQKTRVTVDIYGQQYTIVGTESSSHIRLVASIVDDKMREISEKNPTLDISKLAVLTAINIVHDYIKLKEEYDRLLQKLRKEKDE
- a CDS encoding CvpA family protein, with protein sequence MVDLLLLFILFMGFMIGLKRGFILQFIHMAGFVVAFVVAYYHYEKLVPTLRLWIPYPTFGDSETAKLLFESTHLDDAYYRAIAFVILFFAAKIVLQIIGSMLDFVAQLPILRSINRWAGGALGFVEVYLIVFLILYVGALVPIESVQTKIQHSFMAMAIVKHTPFLSDMLKQMWIHYMG